Proteins encoded together in one Dasypus novemcinctus isolate mDasNov1 chromosome 9, mDasNov1.1.hap2, whole genome shotgun sequence window:
- the LOC101427943 gene encoding translocon-associated protein subunit gamma, whose protein sequence is MAPKGGSKQQSEEDLLLQDFSRNLSAKSSALFFGNAFIVSAIPIWLYWRIWHMDLIQSAVLYSVMTLVSTYLVAFAYKNVKFVLKHKVAQKREDAVSKEVTRKLSEADNRKMSRKEKDERILWKKNEVADYEATTFSIFYNNTLFLVLVIVASFFILKNFNPTVNYILSISASSGLIALLSTGSK, encoded by the coding sequence ATGGCTCCCAAGGGTGGCTCCAAGCAGCAGTCCGAGGAGGACTTGCTCTTGCAGGATTTCAGCCGCAACCTCTCGGCCAAGTCCTCCGCGCTTTTCTTCGGGAACGCCTTCATCGTGTCTGCCATCCCCATCTGGTTATATTGGCGAATATGGCATATGGATCTTATTCAGTCTGCTGTTCTGTATAGTGTGATGACCCTAGTAAGCACTTATTTGGTAGCCTTTGCATACAAGAATGTAAAATTTGTTCTCAAGCACAAAGTAGCACAGAAGAGGGAGGATGCCGTTTCCAAAGAAGTGACTCGAAAGCTTTCTGAAGCTGACAATAGAAAGATGTCTCGGaaggagaaagatgaaagaatcttgtggaagaagaatgaagttgctGATTATGAAGCTACaacattttccatcttttataaCAACACTCTATTCCTGGTCTTGGTCATTGTTGCTTCCTTCTTTATATTGAAGAACTTCAACCCCACAGTGAACTACATTTTGTCCATAAGCGCTTCATCAGGACTCATTGCCCTCCTGTCTACTGGCTCCAAGTAG